Within the Streptomyces sp. NBC_00353 genome, the region CTCGACTGGTACACGCGCGGTCTATCGATCACCCAAACGAGTGAGTCAGATCCGGAAAGTGACGCGAAACGACCTCAAGGCCGTAACCCTGCTTGCCATGGGATCGACAGTGCTCAGCCTGCGGATAGACGGTGAGCTGCTCGACCGGCTCCGACAGCACGCCGCCAGACGCGGAATGAGCGTCCAGGACTACGTCGTCAGGACGCTCATGCGCAGCGATTTCGACGAGCGCTTCAAAGCGGCCGTCGAGGAGACGGAAAAATTCTACGGGGCGGACGACCGGGTGAACTGATTCGCCCGGCCGTCCGCCCCGCAGAGGGTGACGTGTGAAGGGTTACGACGTCAGGCCGAGGGCCGGCATCGCGTAGTAGAAGACGAAGACCGCCGACACCACGTACATGGCCACCGGCACCTCGCGCCAGCGACCGGCCGCCACCCGCAGCACGGAGAAGGCGATGAAGCCGATGCCGATGCCGTTGGTGATCGAGTACGTGAACGGCATCATCACCATGGCCAGGAAGGCCGGGATGGCGAGCGTGTAGTCGCTCCAGTCGATGTCCCGCACCGACCCCGCGATGATCAGGAAGCCGACCGCCAGCAGCGCCGGCGTGGCCGCCTGCGACGGAACCATGGTCGCCAGCGGCGTCAGGAACAGCGCCACCGTGAAGAGCAGACCCGTCACCACGCTCGCGAAGCCGGTGCGGGCACCCTCTCCGACACCCGCCGTGGACTCCACGAAGCAGGTGCTGGCGGAGGAGGAGCTCGCACCGCCCGCGGCGACCGCGATGCCGTCCACGAACAGCACCTTGTTGATGCCGGGGAAGTTGCCGTCCTTGTCCGTCAGCTTGGCCTCGTCACCGACACCGAGGATGGTGCCCATCGCGTCGAAGAAGCAGGACAGCAGCACGGTGAAGACGAACAGGAGGCCGGTCAGCACACCGACCTTGTCGAAGCCGCCGAACAGGCTGACCTTGCCGATCAGCCCGAAGTCGGGGGTGGCGACCGGGTTGCCCGGCCACTGCGGAACGGTCAGGCCCCAGGCCTCGCCCGGCAGGTCGGCGACGGTGTCGATGACCATCGCGACAACCGTCATGGCGACGATCGAGATCAGGATCGCGCCCGGCACCTTGCGGACGATCAGCGCGAGGGTGAGCAGCGCGCCGAGGATGAAGACCAGAACCGGCCAGCCGTTGAGGTGACCGTCGCTGCCGAGCTGGAGCGGCACGGTGGTGTGCGCGATGTCCGGGATGCGGGAGACGAAGCCCGAGTCGACCAGGCCGATCAGCAGGATGAAGAGACCGATACCGATCGCGATGCCCTTGCGGAGCGACTTCGGTACGGCGTTCATCACGCGTTCGCGCAGCCCGGTCGCGACGAGCAGCATGACCACGATGCCGGCGAGGACGACCATGCCCATCGCGTCCGGCCAGCTCATCCGGGGGGCGAGCTGCAGGGCCACGACGGTGTTGACGCCGAGACCGGCGGCCAGCGCGATCGGCACATTGCCGATGACGCCCATCAGCAGGGTGGAGAACGCGGCGGTCAGCACGGTGGCGGTGACCAGCTGGCCGCCATTGAGCTGGTGCCCGTACATGTCCTTCGCGCTGCCGAGAATGATCGGGTTCAGCACGATGATGTACGCCATCGCAAAGAATGTGGCGAATCCGCCGCGGATCTCGCGCGCGACCGACGACCCCCGCTCGGAGATCTTGAAGAAACGGTCCAGGCCGCCGTGCGGCTTTGGAGCTATGGGCTGCCTGGAGTCGACCGAAGCGGTGGCCGAGGGGGACATGTATGACCTCAGTCGTGCGTAGAGGGGGGAGAAGAGCGGTCAGCTTTGGACTTTTACACGAATAAATCGAGACAGCCGTAAGCAGATTCAGTATGAATACATAAGTCGAAGATCGCTATCTCCGCGCGTAGACCCTTGGGCCGACTGGGCCGACCGGCTTTACATACGGGCCGCATACACTGACCCCATGGCGAAGTGGACACCGACACACGAGGCACCCGAGCCCCTGGAGGGGCCCGTCGTCGCCACCATCACCGGCGGAACGATCCTCTGGTTCGTCCTCTTCCTCGTCCAGCTCCCGTTCTACGGCTGGTTCGACGACCACGGGCACACCTGGTGGGTGTGGACGTGTCTGGCCGGTGCCGGGCTCGGACTGATCGGCATCTGGTACGTGCGGGGGCGCGACGCGGCGCTCAAGCGGGCGGCCGCCGCCAAGGCCGGAACGGCCGACGCGGCCGACGGCAGCCACTGACGCGACCGGCGCAAGCCGCCGACC harbors:
- a CDS encoding ribbon-helix-helix protein, CopG family — translated: MGSTVLSLRIDGELLDRLRQHAARRGMSVQDYVVRTLMRSDFDERFKAAVEETEKFYGADDRVN
- a CDS encoding NCS2 family permease is translated as MSPSATASVDSRQPIAPKPHGGLDRFFKISERGSSVAREIRGGFATFFAMAYIIVLNPIILGSAKDMYGHQLNGGQLVTATVLTAAFSTLLMGVIGNVPIALAAGLGVNTVVALQLAPRMSWPDAMGMVVLAGIVVMLLVATGLRERVMNAVPKSLRKGIAIGIGLFILLIGLVDSGFVSRIPDIAHTTVPLQLGSDGHLNGWPVLVFILGALLTLALIVRKVPGAILISIVAMTVVAMVIDTVADLPGEAWGLTVPQWPGNPVATPDFGLIGKVSLFGGFDKVGVLTGLLFVFTVLLSCFFDAMGTILGVGDEAKLTDKDGNFPGINKVLFVDGIAVAAGGASSSSASTCFVESTAGVGEGARTGFASVVTGLLFTVALFLTPLATMVPSQAATPALLAVGFLIIAGSVRDIDWSDYTLAIPAFLAMVMMPFTYSITNGIGIGFIAFSVLRVAAGRWREVPVAMYVVSAVFVFYYAMPALGLTS
- a CDS encoding DUF2530 domain-containing protein, with the protein product MAKWTPTHEAPEPLEGPVVATITGGTILWFVLFLVQLPFYGWFDDHGHTWWVWTCLAGAGLGLIGIWYVRGRDAALKRAAAAKAGTADAADGSH